The Pseudosulfitobacter pseudonitzschiae genome includes a region encoding these proteins:
- a CDS encoding autotransporter assembly complex protein TamA produces MFSVTASVPASAIEIGSFDVATDDEDMRETLMQASLVVAAADNEQATPREVLAAATADYARLVRALYAMGYYSGVVNIKLDGREASAIPTFQVPASIGQATVTINPGPQFALGVAQIAPLAPGDTPPADFQPGQPARSTVLQETVDSGVSGWRNAGHAKVALSQQNVTANHAQNTLSVRLGLAPGPRVTFGKLVRTSDSDVRAERIARIAGFPEGTVFSPAELETMAKRLRRTGAFSSVSLTEADVLRNGDTLDVELALVDEKPRRFGFGAEISSFEGLTLSSFWMHRNLLGGAERLRIEGEMSGIGGQTGGIDYNLSGRLNSPAFFGTDTDGFVYGSISDEDEEFYNQQEALFGAGASRIFSDHLQAEAALELRYVKATDDFYGERTFFFLNAPVSATLDHRDDVLNPTTGYYLKAEAMPFVRLDDSDLGLRFYADGRIFRSVGEADNVVFAGRVQIGSTVGADLANLPPDFLFYSGGGGTVRGQPYQSLGVDLGGGTLSGGKSFVGLSGEVRASITDTIGLVGFADAGFVSADSLFADDGDWHAGAGVGLRYNTGIGPIRLDVAAPVGGDTGDGVQFYVGIGQSF; encoded by the coding sequence GTGTTTTCCGTCACCGCATCAGTGCCAGCGTCAGCCATCGAAATCGGCAGCTTCGATGTCGCCACCGACGACGAGGATATGCGCGAAACGCTGATGCAGGCCTCGCTGGTTGTCGCCGCCGCCGACAACGAACAGGCAACCCCGCGCGAGGTTCTGGCCGCCGCCACCGCCGATTATGCACGGCTGGTGCGTGCGCTCTATGCGATGGGTTATTACAGCGGTGTGGTGAATATCAAACTGGATGGCCGCGAGGCCTCGGCGATCCCTACGTTCCAAGTGCCTGCCAGCATCGGTCAGGCCACCGTCACCATCAACCCCGGCCCGCAGTTCGCGCTGGGCGTGGCGCAGATTGCACCGCTGGCCCCCGGTGACACACCGCCCGCAGATTTCCAGCCGGGCCAACCCGCCCGCAGCACGGTGTTACAAGAAACCGTGGACAGCGGCGTTTCCGGATGGCGCAACGCAGGCCACGCCAAAGTGGCCCTGTCACAACAAAACGTAACAGCAAACCACGCGCAAAACACCCTGTCCGTTCGTCTGGGTCTGGCACCCGGACCGCGCGTGACATTCGGCAAGCTGGTGCGCACCAGCGACAGTGACGTGCGCGCCGAACGGATCGCCCGCATCGCAGGCTTTCCCGAAGGCACCGTTTTCTCGCCTGCCGAACTTGAAACCATGGCCAAACGCCTGCGCCGCACAGGCGCATTTTCGTCTGTTTCCCTGACCGAAGCCGATGTTTTGCGCAACGGGGACACGCTGGATGTGGAACTGGCGCTGGTCGATGAAAAACCCCGCCGCTTCGGCTTTGGTGCCGAAATTTCCTCGTTCGAGGGGCTGACCCTGTCCAGCTTCTGGATGCACCGCAACCTGCTTGGCGGCGCCGAACGGTTGCGCATCGAAGGCGAGATGTCGGGCATCGGAGGCCAAACCGGCGGCATCGACTATAATCTGTCGGGCCGTCTGAACAGCCCCGCCTTTTTCGGCACCGACACCGACGGCTTTGTCTACGGCTCGATCTCGGACGAGGATGAAGAATTCTACAACCAGCAAGAGGCTCTTTTTGGCGCAGGCGCATCGCGCATCTTCTCCGATCACCTACAGGCCGAAGCGGCGCTGGAACTGCGCTATGTCAAAGCCACCGACGATTTTTATGGCGAACGCACGTTCTTTTTCCTGAACGCGCCGGTTTCGGCTACGCTGGACCACCGCGACGACGTGCTGAACCCGACCACAGGTTACTACCTCAAGGCCGAGGCGATGCCTTTCGTGCGACTGGACGATTCCGATCTTGGACTGCGCTTCTATGCCGACGGGCGTATTTTTCGCTCGGTCGGTGAGGCAGATAATGTGGTCTTTGCAGGCCGCGTGCAAATCGGCTCTACCGTGGGCGCCGATCTGGCCAACCTGCCGCCGGACTTCCTGTTTTACTCGGGCGGGGGCGGTACCGTGCGCGGGCAACCCTACCAGTCGCTTGGCGTCGATCTGGGCGGCGGCACCCTGTCGGGCGGCAAATCCTTTGTCGGCCTGTCGGGTGAAGTGCGCGCGTCAATCACCGACACCATCGGTCTGGTGGGCTTTGCCGACGCGGGCTTTGTCTCGGCGGACTCGCTGTTTGCCGATGATGGCGACTGGCACGCGGGCGCGGGCGTCGGCCTGCGCTACAACACGGGCATCGGCCCGATCCGGCTGGACGTGGCTGCCCCCGTGGGTGGCGACACCGGCGACGGGGTGCAGTTTTACGTCGGCATAGGACAATCGTTTTGA
- a CDS encoding sensor histidine kinase gives MNPYAEITRLRVLEYSELTEWLVRLLGIALGSALLAAYAHQPVALLWIAVFVGAHLSYYLFLNSRTETATLRELRIAQLLFLVVLESFLCAPAWMVSQESRVLSLVGAGLFGCGLMYLIRRNEVSKFLVIGEILVIALTMAVVAFKLVQEFDTVSGRLGLVVSWMALIGYFAQSMWQTRKLTLAEKSAKNDAAQAHKLAAIGQLAGGIAHDFNNNLTIISGNLELLEDMDDPQERAICLAAAQQATAQAAATVNELLIFARKTPTRLVKLDANTPLADVGVLARGHMSEKITMRVHPLPDEVYVLADKHQIVTAVLNLVFNARDAMPDGGTLDISARMLNLAHSEPVAGERKLPAGHYISFEVRDTGHGISPEIQRWVIEPFFTTKPTGKGTGLGLAIVHSIAERFNGGVQIASDTTGTTVSILLPQIDNGQVVGLDSDRP, from the coding sequence ATGAACCCTTATGCAGAAATCACACGCCTGCGCGTGCTGGAATATTCCGAACTGACGGAATGGCTGGTGCGGCTGCTGGGCATTGCACTGGGCAGTGCATTGCTGGCTGCATATGCGCACCAGCCGGTTGCACTGCTGTGGATCGCAGTCTTTGTCGGCGCGCATTTATCCTATTATCTGTTTCTGAACAGCCGCACCGAAACCGCCACTTTGCGCGAGCTGCGCATCGCGCAGCTGCTGTTTCTGGTGGTGCTTGAAAGCTTTCTGTGTGCGCCCGCGTGGATGGTCAGTCAGGAAAGCCGTGTGCTCAGCCTTGTCGGGGCGGGTCTGTTCGGCTGTGGGTTGATGTATCTGATCCGGCGCAACGAGGTTTCAAAGTTTCTGGTCATTGGCGAAATCCTTGTGATCGCGCTGACGATGGCTGTTGTGGCGTTCAAGTTGGTGCAGGAATTCGACACTGTTTCGGGACGTCTTGGGCTGGTGGTCAGCTGGATGGCGCTGATTGGTTATTTCGCGCAATCCATGTGGCAAACACGCAAACTGACGCTGGCCGAAAAGTCGGCCAAGAATGATGCGGCACAGGCCCACAAACTGGCCGCGATCGGGCAGTTGGCGGGAGGCATCGCGCATGACTTCAACAACAACCTGACGATCATATCGGGCAATCTTGAACTGCTGGAGGACATGGACGATCCGCAAGAGCGGGCCATCTGTCTGGCGGCAGCGCAACAAGCGACCGCGCAGGCGGCGGCGACCGTGAATGAACTGCTGATCTTTGCGCGCAAGACGCCGACGCGGCTGGTCAAGCTGGATGCGAACACGCCCTTGGCTGACGTCGGGGTTTTGGCGCGCGGGCATATGTCGGAAAAGATCACGATGCGCGTGCACCCCCTGCCGGACGAGGTGTATGTGCTGGCGGATAAACACCAGATTGTGACGGCGGTTCTGAATCTGGTATTCAATGCCCGCGATGCGATGCCCGATGGCGGCACGCTGGACATCTCGGCGCGCATGCTGAATCTGGCGCATTCCGAACCCGTGGCCGGCGAGCGCAAATTGCCTGCAGGGCATTATATCAGCTTCGAGGTACGCGACACAGGCCACGGCATTTCGCCCGAGATACAGCGCTGGGTGATCGAGCCGTTCTTTACCACCAAGCCGACGGGCAAAGGCACGGGGCTGGGGCTGGCGATTGTGCATTCCATCGCGGAAAGATTCAACGGTGGGGTGCAGATTGCATCGGACACCACCGGCACGACAGTGTCCATTCTGTTGCCGCAGATTGATAACGGTCAGGTGGTTGGACTGGACAGTGATCGCCCCTAG
- a CDS encoding sugar phosphorylase, with the protein MTRNSRSLSRRLQELVQQIYPDLDSTILSTLIIDAFWPEDTRRRKRGRVRGNTLWSQHDALVITYGNSIVDGAHKPLDLLNDFLHRYLRGAINCVHILPFFPYTSDDGFAVSDFRAVNPQLGDWADINRIARDFKLMSDLVLNHVSSQGKWFNAYRQRQEPYDKFFFEADPNDDLSIVVRPRTTPLLRKVETSDGPRHVWCTFSHDQIDLDFRNPEVLLEFLRIIRLHVDNGVEIIRLDAVAFLWKKIGTPSIHLPQTHAVVKLMRLLCDFANEKIILLTETNVPKAENLSYFGQGDEAHAIYNFPLPPLILHAMMSGSARYLRRWQRGMPPAPMGCAYLNFTASHDGIGMRPAEGLLPDDEKQQVIDTVRDIGGLVSMRTLPDGSQSPYELNTTFYEATGRTFKGADQYHFERFICSQTIVMSLEGIPAFYIHSLLATPNDHDQVEHRGMNRAINRHHWDYPQLRALLDDADSLQARVLKSLTRRLKLRGRQSAFHPNATQFTVNMGDDRIFGVWRQSLDRHQSIFALHNISDETVTISTEALNLIEDMAWYDLLSGQEVDVLAPEITLDPYQCLWISNRV; encoded by the coding sequence ATGACCCGAAATTCACGATCCCTCAGCCGTAGGTTGCAAGAGCTGGTCCAGCAGATTTATCCTGATCTGGACTCCACGATCCTGTCCACCCTGATCATCGACGCCTTCTGGCCCGAGGACACCCGGCGCCGCAAAAGGGGCAGGGTGCGTGGCAACACGCTGTGGTCGCAGCATGATGCGCTGGTCATCACCTATGGTAACTCGATCGTTGATGGCGCGCACAAGCCGCTGGATTTGCTGAACGATTTCCTGCACCGCTACCTGCGCGGCGCGATCAACTGCGTGCATATCCTGCCGTTTTTTCCCTACACCTCGGATGACGGCTTTGCGGTGTCCGATTTCCGCGCGGTCAATCCGCAACTGGGCGACTGGGCCGACATCAACCGTATCGCGCGCGATTTCAAACTGATGTCCGATCTGGTGCTCAACCATGTCTCAAGTCAGGGTAAATGGTTCAACGCCTACCGGCAGCGGCAGGAACCCTATGACAAGTTCTTTTTCGAGGCCGATCCGAATGACGATCTCAGCATCGTCGTGCGTCCGCGCACCACGCCCCTGCTGCGCAAGGTCGAAACCTCTGACGGGCCGCGCCACGTCTGGTGTACCTTCAGCCACGACCAGATTGATCTGGATTTCCGCAACCCCGAGGTGCTGCTGGAGTTCCTGCGCATCATCCGTCTGCACGTCGACAACGGGGTCGAGATCATCCGCCTCGATGCGGTGGCGTTCCTGTGGAAGAAAATCGGCACGCCGTCGATCCACCTGCCGCAGACCCATGCGGTGGTAAAGCTGATGCGCCTGCTGTGCGATTTCGCCAACGAGAAAATCATCCTGCTGACCGAAACCAATGTGCCAAAGGCCGAAAACCTCAGCTATTTCGGGCAGGGCGACGAGGCGCACGCGATCTACAATTTTCCGCTGCCGCCGCTGATCCTGCACGCGATGATGTCCGGCTCGGCGCGGTATCTCCGCCGCTGGCAGCGCGGTATGCCACCCGCGCCGATGGGCTGCGCCTATCTGAATTTCACCGCCAGCCACGACGGCATCGGCATGCGCCCGGCCGAAGGGCTGCTGCCCGATGACGAGAAACAACAGGTCATCGACACCGTGCGCGACATCGGCGGGCTGGTGTCGATGCGCACTTTGCCCGATGGTAGTCAAAGCCCTTACGAATTGAACACCACCTTTTACGAGGCGACGGGCCGTACGTTCAAAGGCGCGGACCAATACCATTTCGAACGCTTCATCTGTTCGCAAACCATCGTCATGTCGCTTGAGGGCATCCCCGCCTTCTACATCCATTCACTGCTGGCCACGCCCAACGACCATGATCAGGTTGAACACCGCGGCATGAACCGCGCCATCAACCGTCACCACTGGGACTATCCGCAGTTGCGTGCCCTGCTGGACGACGCCGACAGCCTTCAGGCCCGCGTTCTGAAATCGTTGACCCGGCGTCTGAAACTTCGGGGCCGCCAGTCCGCATTCCACCCCAACGCCACCCAGTTCACCGTGAACATGGGCGATGACCGCATCTTTGGCGTCTGGCGGCAAAGCCTTGACCGTCACCAGTCGATCTTTGCCCTGCACAACATCAGCGATGAAACCGTGACCATTTCAACCGAGGCGCTGAACCTGATCGAGGACATGGCGTGGTACGACCTGCTGTCGGGCCAAGAGGTCGACGTGCTGGCCCCCGAGATCACATTGGACCCCTACCAATGCCTCTGGATCAGCAATCGGGTGTAG